From a region of the Bremerella alba genome:
- a CDS encoding VOC family protein yields MTQFKPDGYNSASPYLIVKSADATIEFLQQVFSGQPLRRINREDGSVMHAEVRLDDTVIMMGEPAEHWPAIGSHVHVYVPDVDATYQKALAVGGTAIMEPVQKSEDDDKRGGVLDPNGISWWIATEPN; encoded by the coding sequence GTGACCCAATTCAAGCCCGACGGATATAACTCAGCATCTCCCTATTTAATTGTCAAAAGTGCCGACGCCACCATCGAATTCCTGCAACAGGTTTTCTCGGGACAACCGCTTCGGCGTATCAATCGAGAAGATGGAAGCGTCATGCATGCGGAAGTACGACTGGACGATACTGTCATCATGATGGGGGAACCCGCCGAGCATTGGCCGGCGATCGGCTCGCATGTGCATGTCTATGTGCCGGATGTCGACGCGACGTACCAAAAAGCTCTCGCAGTAGGCGGAACTGCAATCATGGAACCGGTTCAGAAAAGCGAAGACGACGACAAACGGGGCGGGGTGCTTGATCCCAACGGCATCAGTTGGTGGATCGCCACAGAGCCCAACTAG
- a CDS encoding helix-turn-helix domain-containing protein, translated as MNRAFACNRDFMRHLRLQNGWTQADLAKRAGYSERLISKAEAGVPIAMDTIVDLADAFSEINEVRVYWEDLASDPIKLAHRYLEALHFYQKDVVDHLSDFMHEDVVFRIAGEPSKIPFAGEHVGIDAVRNSFNIFFSVLEVPENYDYSNDYQIIGQGPNAIIWGESWIHPIGKPLERPIRVSNLLMFRRGKLVFLDDCFDTAAGAACLNDASV; from the coding sequence ATGAATCGAGCTTTCGCGTGTAATCGAGATTTTATGCGTCATCTTCGTCTTCAAAACGGATGGACGCAGGCCGATTTAGCCAAACGAGCAGGCTATAGCGAGCGATTGATTAGTAAAGCCGAAGCGGGTGTGCCAATTGCGATGGACACCATTGTTGACCTTGCTGACGCATTTAGCGAGATCAATGAAGTACGAGTCTATTGGGAAGATTTGGCAAGCGACCCAATTAAGCTGGCTCATCGGTATCTCGAAGCGCTCCATTTTTATCAGAAAGACGTAGTCGATCATCTCTCCGACTTCATGCACGAAGACGTTGTATTTCGAATTGCCGGAGAGCCCTCGAAGATTCCATTTGCTGGTGAACATGTTGGAATTGATGCCGTCCGCAACTCATTTAACATCTTCTTTTCCGTATTAGAGGTTCCTGAAAACTACGACTACAGCAATGACTATCAAATCATTGGACAGGGCCCTAACGCTATTATCTGGGGCGAGTCGTGGATCCATCCCATCGGCAAGCCCCTTGAGAGGCCCATACGCGTCTCAAATTTACTTATGTTTCGCCGCGGCAAATTAGTCTTTTTAGATGACTGCTTCGACACAGCAGCCGGGGCTGCCTGTTTGAATGACGCCTCAGTTTGA
- a CDS encoding cob(I)yrinic acid a,c-diamide adenosyltransferase gives MSIHIHRIYTRAGDRGSTALAGGVQVSKSSLEVESYGESDELISFLGVVRAYATAPSTRPSAKIAAETDEMFRKIQNSLYDAGAVLASAKPPSTDADGYDAATDSRVTFLEDRIDQYRELFDAIDGFTIPGDSMLGAHAHVARTVCRRWERVLVRRHELSPIEPWVLAFSNRLSDYLFAYTRWITAHLSTKEELWKGARPESDG, from the coding sequence ATGTCGATTCACATCCATCGAATCTATACGCGAGCCGGCGACAGAGGCTCGACCGCGTTGGCCGGCGGAGTTCAGGTATCAAAATCATCGCTCGAAGTCGAATCGTACGGTGAATCGGACGAGTTGATCAGCTTTTTGGGAGTGGTCCGAGCCTATGCGACCGCACCTAGCACGCGTCCTAGTGCTAAGATCGCGGCCGAAACAGATGAAATGTTTCGGAAGATCCAGAATTCTCTGTACGATGCGGGTGCTGTCCTGGCGAGTGCGAAACCGCCATCGACTGATGCTGACGGTTATGACGCAGCGACCGATTCCCGGGTGACGTTTCTGGAAGATCGCATTGACCAGTATCGAGAGCTGTTTGATGCGATCGACGGGTTCACCATCCCCGGTGATAGCATGCTCGGCGCACATGCTCATGTCGCACGAACCGTCTGCCGCCGGTGGGAGCGTGTCCTGGTTCGCCGGCATGAACTTTCACCGATTGAGCCGTGGGTCTTAGCTTTTTCGAATCGCTTGAGCGATTACCTCTTCGCCTATACACGATGGATAACGGCTCATTTATCAACCAAAGAAGAACTTTGGAAGGGTGCCCGCCCCGAGAGCGACGGTTGA
- a CDS encoding SLC13 family permease — protein MPWDLAVVLGLLLVCIVLFIIDWPRMDIVALSAMVALPVLGIISVQEAFAGFSDPNVVLIAALFVIGEGITQTGIALQVGQWLARSAGSSEAKLVVLLMLSVGLLGSVMSSTGIVAIFIPVVLNVTSRLNIHPGRMMMPLSVAGLISGMMTLVATPPNMIVDSALKSEGLGGFNFFSFTPMGLSVLVFSVGYMLLTRHWLTNSRPTTSNRARRRTLKSFIDEYQLQGRAFRLQVPYSSELVGRTLGELDLRQRSGVNLIGIERQGRGKTYLLNPISQTEIRPGDVMLVDLVHPENELEKFVDDLELNVLPIDDSYFSHQSKNVGMAEVAVVPESGLIGRTIVEENFRTVHGLSVIGLRRGGEAIKGAVADEKLRPGDILLVIGPWKQIHYLRTQKQNFLVLSLPVESDDVAPALSQAPWAVASLAVMIVLMVSGIVPNAIAALIACLFLGLFRCLDVETAYKSIRWQSIFLIVGMMPFAVALEKTHGIEMAVDFLMSALNGAGTHVLIAVLFVLTTGFSLVISNTATAILMAPIAMSIAKQLDVSPYPFVMTVAIAASAAFMTPVASPVNTLVMGPGEYKFSDYLKIGTPFTFLVLILCVILIPWWYG, from the coding sequence ATGCCATGGGATTTGGCGGTCGTACTAGGGTTGCTCTTGGTATGCATCGTGCTGTTCATCATCGACTGGCCACGAATGGATATCGTGGCCTTGTCGGCTATGGTGGCGCTACCCGTACTGGGCATTATAAGCGTGCAGGAAGCCTTCGCAGGCTTCTCCGATCCGAACGTCGTGCTGATTGCTGCGTTATTTGTCATTGGCGAAGGGATTACCCAGACCGGCATCGCGCTGCAGGTTGGCCAATGGCTTGCTCGTAGTGCGGGCAGCAGCGAAGCAAAACTGGTTGTCTTGCTGATGCTGAGCGTCGGCTTGCTGGGAAGCGTGATGAGCTCTACCGGCATCGTGGCGATCTTCATCCCGGTCGTTTTGAACGTGACGTCGCGTCTTAATATTCACCCTGGGCGAATGATGATGCCGCTAAGCGTGGCGGGGTTGATCAGTGGCATGATGACCCTTGTTGCGACCCCGCCCAATATGATTGTCGATAGTGCACTCAAAAGCGAAGGGCTCGGCGGCTTCAACTTTTTTTCCTTCACTCCCATGGGATTGTCGGTCTTGGTGTTCAGCGTCGGCTATATGCTTTTGACAAGACATTGGTTGACGAATTCTCGTCCCACGACATCGAACCGTGCTCGTCGTCGAACGCTCAAATCGTTTATCGACGAGTATCAACTTCAGGGGCGCGCCTTTCGATTGCAGGTCCCCTACTCTTCTGAGCTTGTGGGAAGAACTTTGGGGGAACTCGACTTGCGGCAACGCAGTGGTGTGAACTTGATTGGTATCGAACGTCAGGGACGTGGGAAGACGTATCTGCTCAATCCGATTTCTCAGACCGAGATTCGTCCTGGCGATGTAATGCTGGTGGACTTGGTTCACCCAGAGAACGAATTGGAAAAGTTTGTCGACGATTTAGAGCTGAACGTGCTGCCGATTGACGACTCCTATTTTAGCCATCAGTCTAAAAATGTGGGCATGGCAGAAGTCGCCGTTGTGCCGGAGTCGGGCCTGATTGGTCGCACGATTGTTGAGGAGAACTTTCGTACCGTACACGGGCTGAGCGTGATTGGCTTACGGCGTGGAGGGGAAGCGATCAAAGGGGCTGTTGCCGACGAAAAACTGCGTCCAGGCGATATCTTGCTAGTGATCGGACCTTGGAAACAGATACATTATCTGCGGACACAAAAGCAGAACTTTTTAGTGCTCTCGTTACCGGTGGAAAGTGATGATGTCGCGCCTGCCCTCTCGCAAGCGCCATGGGCGGTAGCATCCTTAGCGGTCATGATCGTGCTGATGGTCTCCGGCATCGTACCCAATGCGATTGCTGCTTTGATTGCCTGTCTGTTCTTGGGATTATTTCGCTGCTTAGATGTCGAAACCGCTTACAAGTCGATCCGGTGGCAAAGTATTTTCCTGATCGTCGGCATGATGCCATTCGCGGTTGCCCTTGAGAAAACTCATGGGATCGAGATGGCCGTCGACTTCTTGATGAGTGCGTTGAACGGGGCCGGAACACATGTGCTGATCGCGGTACTGTTTGTGTTAACCACTGGCTTCAGCCTGGTAATCTCGAACACCGCGACCGCGATTCTCATGGCACCCATTGCCATGAGTATTGCCAAGCAGTTGGATGTTTCCCCCTATCCTTTCGTGATGACCGTGGCGATTGCTGCCTCGGCCGCGTTTATGACGCCGGTCGCTTCACCGGTGAATACTTTGGTAATGGGGCCTGGCGAGTATAAGTTCAGCGACTATCTGAAAATCGGCACACCGTTCACATTTCTGGTGCTGATCTTGTGCGTGATACTCATCCCGTGGTGGTACGGGTAA
- the cls gene encoding cardiolipin synthase yields the protein MFDLHSFTMVSLLLTLIHILGLFAAIDAIMKSRTSQGAIAWMLLLILVPYIAFPFYWIFGRSKFQGYVNTRRIRAKDIKNHTQTFRAVNPDVIADFHGQPGKLVLERLADFPYTHSNSIQLLVNGEATFDAIYEMMSAATEYILFQTYIFRDDGVGKRFSELLTRKAKEGVAVYFLYDEIGSYQLTHKFLHELREAGIKVRAFHTTRGKGNRFQLNFRNHRKIVVIDGKVAAVGGINFGDEYLGLSKRFGAWRDTHLRIHGPAAQAVQWSFLEDWYWASGDTLNVNWEEEPAEDGNEVALVIPMGPADPIETCGLFFVHAINSAQRRIWIASPYFVPDKQVICALQLAALRGCDVRIMLPERPDHLLVYLSSFHFISETAIEDRITFYRYQPGFLHQKVLLVDDEMAAVGTANLDNRSFRLNFEIMVAVVGSHFAQSVEAMLLEDFKHCREVDPQEIQKRSFWFQLGVSGSRLMSPIQ from the coding sequence TTGTTCGATCTGCACTCCTTTACGATGGTCAGTTTACTTCTGACTTTGATCCATATTCTGGGTCTATTTGCCGCGATTGATGCGATCATGAAGTCACGGACTTCTCAAGGCGCGATTGCCTGGATGTTGCTGCTGATTCTGGTCCCCTACATTGCATTCCCCTTCTACTGGATCTTTGGCCGCAGCAAATTTCAGGGGTACGTCAACACGCGACGAATTCGAGCCAAGGATATCAAGAACCACACTCAAACGTTTCGTGCGGTCAACCCCGACGTAATCGCGGATTTTCATGGGCAGCCGGGAAAGCTCGTCTTGGAACGCCTGGCCGACTTTCCCTACACGCATTCGAACTCGATCCAACTGTTGGTCAACGGAGAAGCCACTTTTGATGCAATCTACGAGATGATGTCGGCGGCGACCGAGTACATTTTGTTTCAGACTTATATCTTTCGCGACGATGGGGTCGGCAAACGGTTTTCCGAGTTGCTTACGCGAAAAGCGAAAGAAGGAGTCGCCGTTTATTTTTTGTACGATGAAATCGGCAGCTATCAACTGACTCATAAGTTCCTGCATGAACTGCGCGAGGCTGGCATCAAGGTTCGTGCTTTCCATACCACCCGCGGCAAAGGAAATCGCTTTCAATTGAACTTCCGCAATCATCGCAAGATTGTCGTGATTGATGGAAAAGTTGCAGCGGTCGGGGGAATTAACTTCGGAGACGAATATCTCGGCTTGTCCAAACGTTTTGGTGCCTGGCGAGACACCCATCTCAGGATTCACGGTCCAGCCGCACAAGCGGTGCAGTGGTCGTTCCTGGAAGATTGGTACTGGGCTTCCGGCGACACCTTGAACGTCAATTGGGAAGAAGAACCGGCGGAAGATGGCAACGAAGTCGCGTTGGTTATTCCTATGGGGCCGGCCGATCCCATCGAGACGTGCGGGCTATTCTTTGTTCATGCGATCAACTCAGCCCAGCGACGAATCTGGATTGCCTCCCCATACTTTGTCCCAGACAAGCAGGTCATCTGCGCCTTGCAGCTAGCAGCACTGCGAGGTTGCGACGTGCGGATCATGCTGCCAGAGCGGCCAGACCATTTGTTGGTTTACCTTTCCAGTTTTCATTTCATATCTGAAACGGCAATTGAGGATCGAATCACCTTCTACCGCTATCAGCCTGGCTTTTTGCATCAGAAGGTATTACTGGTCGACGATGAGATGGCCGCAGTGGGCACCGCCAACCTCGACAACCGTTCGTTTCGTCTCAATTTCGAGATCATGGTGGCAGTCGTTGGCAGCCATTTCGCTCAATCTGTCGAAGCGATGCTGCTGGAAGACTTCAAGCATTGCCGAGAAGTCGATCCGCAAGAGATTCAAAAACGCTCGTTCTGGTTTCAACTTGGCGTAAGTGGCTCGCGGTTGATGTCGCCGATTCAATAG
- a CDS encoding DUF1559 domain-containing protein yields the protein MSLSVSPNRRSAFTLVELLVVIAIIGVLIALLLPAVQQAREAARRIECNNKIKQLGLALHNYHDTYLKFPAGAQMGDGKTTSCTTSGRGIPWTVAILPFLELNNLYDQVDMANTFVCTKQEGGDADNVTVWETSVEAFHCPSFPAESTERNHTNYYGVMGGGDSSKGNCQSSNIGRRFYINGVLFQNSRTNFASIVDGSSNTFLVGESRYQLLDGGRGDNHYLGWASTNRGGGSSVTGTLAAAQIQINSCGSGCHGDKYDTTFDSAGGSYAVPGGLGQGLHQRTFGSFHPGGCLFLLGDASVHFLSETMDLTVYQNLAIRDDGTVVSVKN from the coding sequence ATGTCCTTATCTGTAAGTCCAAATCGTCGTTCAGCTTTCACATTGGTCGAACTCTTGGTGGTGATCGCCATCATTGGAGTGTTGATCGCTTTACTTTTGCCAGCTGTGCAGCAAGCGCGCGAAGCGGCTCGGCGTATCGAGTGCAATAACAAGATCAAGCAGTTGGGCTTGGCGCTGCACAACTATCACGACACCTATCTCAAGTTCCCTGCCGGCGCGCAAATGGGCGACGGCAAGACAACCAGTTGCACGACTTCAGGACGTGGAATTCCATGGACGGTTGCAATCCTTCCATTTTTGGAACTCAACAACCTCTACGACCAGGTCGATATGGCAAACACGTTCGTCTGCACGAAACAAGAAGGGGGAGATGCCGATAATGTTACGGTCTGGGAGACCTCGGTGGAGGCATTCCACTGTCCTTCGTTCCCCGCTGAATCAACCGAAAGGAACCATACAAACTACTATGGAGTGATGGGGGGCGGAGATAGCAGTAAAGGCAACTGCCAATCCAGCAACATAGGCCGACGTTTTTACATTAATGGTGTCTTGTTCCAAAACTCTCGCACGAACTTCGCGAGCATTGTCGATGGCTCTTCCAACACGTTCCTGGTGGGTGAATCGCGATATCAACTGCTCGATGGTGGACGCGGAGACAATCACTATCTGGGCTGGGCATCAACCAATCGTGGTGGCGGCTCATCCGTAACCGGCACTCTTGCGGCAGCCCAAATTCAAATCAACAGTTGTGGTAGCGGCTGCCATGGCGACAAGTACGACACAACATTCGACAGTGCAGGCGGAAGCTACGCAGTGCCAGGCGGCTTGGGGCAAGGTCTGCATCAACGCACCTTCGGCAGTTTTCATCCCGGAGGCTGCCTCTTCTTGCTGGGAGATGCCTCGGTGCATTTTCTGAGTGAAACAATGGACCTGACCGTTTACCAAAACCTTGCCATTCGAGACGACGGTACTGTGGTTTCGGTCAAGAACTAA
- a CDS encoding YciI family protein: MRVMVVVKSSNQSEAGIMPSPQLLQAMGKFNEELVAAGVMQAGEGLKPSSQGVRVRFSGDQRTVIDGPFTETKELIAGYWIWKVDSLQTAIDWLKRCPCPAEGEDSEIEIRPIFEAEDFAEQDPTGEIRDAENKMRAQLERE; this comes from the coding sequence ATGCGAGTTATGGTAGTCGTCAAATCGTCAAATCAGTCGGAAGCTGGAATCATGCCTAGCCCCCAACTTTTACAGGCCATGGGAAAGTTTAACGAAGAGTTGGTTGCAGCCGGTGTGATGCAAGCCGGCGAAGGCTTGAAGCCCAGTTCTCAAGGGGTTCGAGTGCGATTCTCAGGAGATCAGCGTACGGTTATAGATGGCCCATTCACCGAAACCAAGGAACTAATCGCTGGTTACTGGATTTGGAAAGTCGACTCCCTGCAGACAGCCATCGATTGGCTCAAGCGCTGTCCTTGTCCGGCCGAAGGGGAAGACTCGGAGATTGAGATTCGTCCGATCTTTGAAGCTGAAGACTTTGCCGAGCAAGACCCAACGGGTGAAATTCGCGATGCCGAAAACAAGATGCGGGCCCAACTTGAACGCGAGTAA
- a CDS encoding mechanosensitive ion channel family protein: protein MSFRSMAIGLILATATTIPLGAQDEKPAEAKYVPVTTVNLAIPLDQLRTLVRPLTKQELEGEAETWFKLLVAKGKQISAVRLGVKKTNEAIAAGDENAAKNSLDQAQKVKDKAKAKAEETEKEVTDAAQAELGMKEKPEEDAGPKSEEPQSEEAMPDGDPMDVNTAANTKKDQLLKDVNTLQEERAGLSERLEIVLQSLEKKGGDVEEYRKYILAVSGIEVDTSDATATYAAVVGWMASKEGGQRLAWNVGKFLLILFISWIIAKFIQGVTNWLLEKKLRLSRLAENLIARMIKNIVLVVGFAIALTALEVDITPIIAAIGATGLVVGLALQGTLSNFASGLMILVNRPFDVGDVVTAGGTTGVIDQMNLVSTRFKTFDNQTIYVPNNEIWNNVITNITANHTRRVDMEFGIGYDDDFEKAEQIIMAAVTSHEKVLKKPDPQVITHDLGESSVNIVCRPWAKTADWWQVKTEVTREVKRRFDEAGISIPYPQQDVHFYTVNKEGHPVKQEG, encoded by the coding sequence ATGTCGTTTCGAAGCATGGCAATCGGTTTGATATTGGCGACGGCCACCACGATTCCACTGGGGGCACAAGACGAAAAGCCGGCGGAAGCGAAGTACGTGCCGGTGACCACCGTCAATCTCGCCATCCCCCTAGATCAACTCAGGACATTGGTCAGGCCGCTAACCAAACAAGAGCTTGAAGGAGAAGCGGAAACGTGGTTCAAGCTTTTGGTTGCCAAGGGAAAGCAAATCTCTGCGGTACGTTTGGGGGTGAAGAAGACCAACGAAGCGATAGCAGCCGGCGACGAGAACGCGGCGAAGAATTCGTTGGATCAAGCCCAGAAGGTAAAGGATAAAGCCAAGGCGAAAGCAGAGGAAACGGAGAAAGAAGTTACCGACGCTGCTCAGGCCGAATTGGGCATGAAAGAAAAGCCCGAAGAGGATGCCGGTCCGAAATCGGAAGAGCCGCAATCAGAAGAAGCGATGCCCGACGGGGACCCCATGGATGTAAATACCGCAGCCAATACCAAGAAAGACCAATTGTTAAAAGATGTAAATACGCTGCAAGAGGAACGAGCGGGGCTGAGCGAACGGCTGGAAATTGTCCTGCAGTCGCTTGAGAAAAAGGGAGGCGACGTCGAGGAGTATCGCAAGTATATCCTTGCCGTTTCGGGGATCGAAGTTGATACGTCCGACGCCACGGCTACCTACGCGGCAGTAGTTGGGTGGATGGCCTCAAAGGAAGGTGGTCAACGGTTGGCTTGGAATGTCGGCAAGTTTCTCTTGATTCTGTTCATCAGTTGGATCATTGCCAAATTCATTCAGGGGGTGACTAATTGGCTTCTCGAGAAGAAGCTAAGACTGAGTAGGCTCGCTGAGAACCTGATTGCACGGATGATCAAGAATATCGTTCTGGTTGTTGGTTTCGCGATCGCCTTGACCGCACTGGAAGTTGATATTACGCCCATCATCGCGGCGATTGGGGCTACCGGTTTAGTCGTTGGTCTCGCGCTTCAGGGCACTCTCAGTAACTTTGCCAGCGGCTTGATGATTCTGGTCAATCGCCCATTCGATGTCGGCGACGTGGTCACCGCTGGGGGCACCACCGGCGTGATTGATCAAATGAACCTGGTTTCAACGCGTTTTAAAACATTCGATAACCAAACGATCTACGTTCCCAACAACGAGATCTGGAATAACGTGATTACAAATATCACGGCCAATCATACCCGCCGCGTGGACATGGAGTTTGGCATAGGCTACGACGACGACTTCGAGAAGGCCGAACAGATCATCATGGCGGCCGTGACCAGTCACGAAAAAGTGCTGAAGAAACCTGACCCGCAGGTGATCACGCACGATCTTGGTGAGTCGTCAGTGAATATTGTTTGTCGACCTTGGGCCAAGACCGCGGACTGGTGGCAAGTGAAGACAGAAGTCACGCGAGAGGTGAAACGTCGCTTCGATGAAGCTGGCATCTCAATTCCATACCCGCAGCAAGATGTGCACTTCTATACCGTCAACAAAGAAGGACATCCGGTCAAGCAGGAAGGTTAG